One segment of Methylocella silvestris BL2 DNA contains the following:
- the narH gene encoding nitrate reductase subunit beta encodes MKIRAQIAMVLNLDKCIGCHTCSVTCKNVWTSREGMEYAWFNNVETKPGIGYPKDWENQKRWKGGWTRRRDGAIEPRIGGKWRILSNIFANPDLPEIDDYYEPFTFDYGHLQTAPESKAMPTARPRSLISGERMEKIEWGPNWEEILGGEFSKRCHDSNFEGVQKDIYGAFENTFMMYLPRLCEHCLNPACAAVCPSGAIYKREEDGIVLIDQDKCRGWRMCVSGCPYKKIYYNWSSGKSEKCIFCYPRIEAGQPTVCSETCVGRIRYLGVILYDADRIEEAASVPDEGDLYEAQLKVFLDPFDPDVQARARLDGISDAWLEAAKRSPVWKMAMDWKIAFPLHPEYRTLPMVWYVPPLSPIQAAAAKGDIGVVGGIPDVKSLRIPVEYLANLLTAGRTAPITAALERMLAMRAYMRAKTVDGVIVESIAESVGLSGLDIEEMYQLMAIANYEDRFVIPTAHRETGDDAFLMRGSCGFSFGEGCSGRTGFSLFDAKKPKTPMEAS; translated from the coding sequence ATGAAAATTCGTGCGCAAATTGCGATGGTGTTGAACCTCGACAAATGCATCGGATGCCATACCTGCTCGGTCACCTGCAAGAACGTCTGGACCAGCCGCGAAGGCATGGAATATGCCTGGTTCAACAATGTGGAGACCAAGCCCGGCATCGGCTATCCAAAGGATTGGGAGAACCAGAAGCGATGGAAAGGCGGCTGGACGCGTCGCCGCGACGGCGCGATCGAGCCGCGCATCGGCGGCAAATGGCGCATCCTGTCCAATATCTTCGCCAACCCGGATCTGCCTGAGATCGACGACTATTACGAGCCGTTTACCTTTGACTACGGGCATTTGCAGACGGCGCCCGAGAGCAAAGCGATGCCCACGGCCCGTCCGCGTTCGCTGATCAGCGGCGAGCGCATGGAAAAAATCGAATGGGGACCGAACTGGGAGGAAATTCTCGGCGGCGAGTTCTCCAAGCGCTGCCACGACAGCAATTTCGAGGGCGTGCAGAAGGACATTTACGGCGCCTTTGAGAACACCTTCATGATGTATCTGCCGCGCCTTTGCGAGCACTGCCTCAATCCGGCCTGCGCGGCGGTGTGTCCGTCCGGCGCGATCTACAAGCGCGAGGAAGACGGCATCGTCCTGATCGATCAGGACAAATGTCGCGGCTGGCGTATGTGCGTCTCGGGCTGCCCCTACAAGAAGATCTATTACAATTGGTCCTCAGGCAAATCCGAGAAGTGCATTTTCTGCTATCCGCGCATCGAGGCGGGTCAGCCGACCGTGTGTTCGGAAACCTGCGTCGGCCGCATTCGCTATCTTGGCGTGATCCTATATGACGCCGATCGCATCGAGGAAGCCGCGTCCGTTCCGGACGAGGGCGATCTGTATGAGGCGCAACTCAAGGTCTTTCTCGATCCGTTCGATCCGGACGTGCAGGCGCGAGCGCGGCTCGACGGCATCTCCGACGCATGGCTGGAGGCGGCCAAGCGCTCGCCCGTGTGGAAGATGGCGATGGACTGGAAGATCGCCTTCCCGCTGCATCCGGAATACCGCACGTTGCCAATGGTCTGGTACGTTCCGCCGCTCTCGCCGATCCAGGCTGCGGCGGCCAAGGGAGACATCGGCGTCGTCGGCGGCATTCCGGACGTCAAGTCTCTGCGCATCCCGGTCGAGTATCTCGCCAACCTCTTGACCGCCGGACGCACGGCGCCGATCACGGCGGCGCTTGAGCGCATGCTGGCGATGCGCGCCTATATGCGGGCCAAGACCGTGGATGGCGTCATCGTCGAGTCGATTGCCGAGAGCGTCGGCCTGTCGGGTTTGGACATCGAGGAGATGTATCAGCTCATGGCCATCGCCAACTATGAAGACCGCTTCGTCATACCGACCGCCCATCGCGAGACCGGCGATGATGCGTTCCTCATGCGCGGCTCCTGTGGCTTCTCCTTCGGCGAGGGCTGCTCCGGTAGAACGGGATTTAGCCTGTTCGATGCGAAAAAGCCGAAGACCCCGATGGAGGCGTCGTGA
- a CDS encoding nitrate reductase subunit alpha has protein sequence MSHFLDRLTFFKRQVGTFSNGHGIVTNEPREWEDSYRKRWQHDKIVRSTHGVNCTGSCSWKIYVKGGIVTWETQQTDYPRTRPDLPNHEPRGCARGASYSWYLYSANRVKHPMVRGRLLRLWREARATLSPVAAWASIVESPEKRARYTSKRGLGGLVRATWDEVNEIIAAANAYTVRKYGPDRVVGFSPIPAMSMVSYAAGARYLSLLGGVCLSFYDWYCDLPPASPMTWGEQTDVPESADWYNAGYLLIWGSNVPQTRTPDAHFYTEVRYKGTKSAVISPDYAEATKFADLWLHPKQGTDAALAMAIGHVILREFHLNRKVAYFDDYIRRYTDLPMLVRLVRKDGRYVPDRLLRAEDFAESLGEENNAAWKTVAFDAEGIPVVPLGSIGFRWGEQGKWNLESRRGDGAETSLQLSLIDGGTTGEVAFPYFGGAATNGFTATEHPDVVTRAVPMRRLALKDGETAVATVFDLLCANYGLDRGLGGAGVSSDYDADEPYTPAWAERVTGVPRAHIIHVAREFATNAEKTNGRSMVILGAGVNHWYHMDMTYRGIINLLTLCGCVGQSGGGWSHYVGQEKLRPQIGWLPVAFGLDWSRPPRQMNATSFFYAHTDQWRYETLKVSEILSPTAPDGDWSGSMIDYNVRAERMGWLPSAPQFKQNPLTIAARAAAAGLSPKDFVAKAVRAGELDLSCHDPDDPANWPRNMFVWRSNLLGSSGKGHEYFLKHLLGTNNGVMGKDLGVEGREKPQDVAWRDQAPEGKLDLLVTLDFRMSTTCVYSDIVLPTATWYEKNDLNTSDMHPFIHPLTAAVDPAWESRTDWDIYKGIAAAFSEICPEVLGRETDVVLTPALHDTPGELAQPYGVSDWMRDGTEPVPGKTMPSVTVVERDYPNLYARFTSIGPLLEKLGNGGKGISWATGREVEFLATLNGAVRAGAAAGQPRLETDIDAIEAILSLAPETNGEVAVKAWQALGKATGRDHTHLAEPKEDEKIRFRDIVAQPRKIISSPTWSGIESDKVCYNAGYTNVHELIPWRTLTGRQQFYQDHLWMRAFGEALVTWRPPIDTKGTAAVKGKHGNGNPEIVLNFVTPHQKWGIHSTYTDNLLMLTLSRGGPCVWISEIDAKQAGIVDNDWVEAYNTNGALVARAVVSQRVNPGMAMMYHAQEKIVNMPGSEVTGQRGGIHNSVTRIVLKPTHMIGGYAQQSYGFNYYGTVGSNRDEFIIIRRMNKVDWLDGSTPAASQKEAVS, from the coding sequence ATGAGCCACTTCCTCGACCGGCTGACGTTCTTCAAGAGGCAGGTCGGCACGTTTTCCAACGGGCACGGGATCGTGACGAACGAGCCGCGCGAGTGGGAGGACAGCTACCGCAAACGCTGGCAGCACGACAAAATCGTGCGCTCCACCCACGGCGTGAACTGCACCGGGTCGTGCTCCTGGAAGATCTACGTCAAGGGCGGCATCGTGACGTGGGAGACGCAGCAGACCGATTACCCGCGCACGCGGCCGGATCTGCCGAACCACGAGCCGCGCGGCTGCGCCCGCGGCGCAAGTTATTCCTGGTATCTCTATTCAGCCAATCGCGTGAAGCACCCGATGGTGCGCGGACGCCTGCTCCGGCTTTGGCGTGAGGCGCGCGCGACGCTCTCCCCGGTCGCAGCCTGGGCCTCCATTGTGGAGAGCCCTGAAAAGCGCGCCAGATACACGAGCAAACGCGGCCTTGGCGGCCTCGTCCGCGCGACATGGGACGAGGTCAACGAAATCATCGCTGCGGCCAACGCCTACACGGTCAGAAAATATGGGCCGGATCGTGTGGTCGGCTTCTCGCCGATCCCGGCGATGTCCATGGTGTCCTACGCGGCGGGCGCGCGTTATCTGTCGCTGCTCGGTGGCGTCTGCCTGTCCTTCTATGATTGGTATTGCGATCTGCCTCCGGCCAGCCCGATGACCTGGGGCGAGCAGACGGACGTTCCGGAAAGCGCCGACTGGTACAACGCTGGCTATCTGCTGATCTGGGGTTCGAATGTCCCGCAGACCCGCACGCCCGACGCGCATTTCTACACCGAAGTCCGCTACAAGGGCACGAAAAGCGCTGTCATCTCGCCGGACTATGCCGAGGCGACAAAATTCGCCGATCTCTGGCTACATCCCAAGCAGGGCACTGACGCGGCGCTGGCGATGGCGATCGGCCATGTTATCCTGCGCGAATTCCATCTCAATCGTAAGGTCGCCTATTTCGACGACTACATCCGCAGATACACCGATCTGCCGATGCTCGTTCGTCTCGTGCGCAAGGACGGACGCTATGTTCCGGATCGCCTCTTGCGCGCCGAAGACTTCGCCGAAAGCCTTGGCGAAGAGAACAACGCGGCATGGAAAACCGTCGCCTTTGACGCCGAGGGCATCCCGGTGGTCCCGCTCGGCTCGATCGGTTTCCGCTGGGGCGAGCAGGGTAAATGGAACCTGGAATCGCGGCGCGGCGACGGAGCGGAGACGTCGCTGCAGCTCAGCCTGATCGACGGCGGGACGACAGGCGAAGTGGCCTTTCCCTATTTCGGCGGCGCCGCCACGAACGGCTTCACCGCGACCGAGCATCCAGACGTTGTGACGCGCGCCGTTCCGATGCGCCGACTCGCGTTGAAAGATGGCGAGACGGCGGTGGCGACGGTCTTTGATCTCCTGTGCGCGAATTACGGGCTCGACCGCGGATTGGGCGGCGCCGGCGTTTCATCCGATTACGACGCGGACGAGCCCTATACGCCAGCCTGGGCCGAGCGCGTGACCGGCGTGCCGCGGGCGCACATCATCCATGTCGCGCGCGAGTTCGCAACGAATGCGGAGAAGACGAACGGACGCTCCATGGTGATCCTCGGCGCCGGGGTGAACCATTGGTACCACATGGACATGACTTACCGGGGGATCATCAATCTCCTGACCCTGTGCGGCTGCGTCGGCCAGTCGGGTGGCGGCTGGTCGCATTATGTCGGGCAGGAAAAGCTGCGGCCGCAAATCGGCTGGCTGCCGGTCGCCTTCGGGCTGGACTGGAGCCGCCCGCCGCGGCAGATGAACGCGACATCGTTCTTCTACGCGCACACAGACCAGTGGCGCTACGAGACGCTGAAAGTTTCGGAGATCCTGTCGCCGACGGCGCCGGATGGCGACTGGTCCGGATCGATGATCGACTACAACGTCCGCGCCGAGCGCATGGGCTGGCTGCCGTCCGCGCCGCAGTTCAAACAGAATCCGCTGACCATCGCCGCGCGGGCGGCGGCGGCGGGTTTGTCGCCGAAAGACTTTGTGGCGAAGGCGGTCCGGGCCGGCGAACTCGATCTTTCCTGTCATGATCCGGACGATCCGGCGAACTGGCCGCGCAACATGTTCGTCTGGCGCTCGAACCTGCTCGGCTCCTCCGGCAAGGGACATGAATATTTCCTCAAGCATCTGCTTGGGACCAACAATGGGGTGATGGGCAAGGACCTCGGCGTCGAGGGACGCGAAAAGCCGCAGGACGTCGCGTGGCGCGATCAGGCGCCGGAAGGAAAGCTGGATCTGCTGGTCACGCTCGACTTCCGCATGTCGACAACCTGCGTCTATTCCGACATCGTGCTGCCGACCGCCACCTGGTACGAAAAGAATGATCTGAACACGTCGGATATGCACCCGTTCATCCACCCGCTGACGGCGGCGGTCGATCCGGCCTGGGAATCGCGCACCGACTGGGACATCTACAAGGGAATTGCTGCGGCGTTCTCCGAGATCTGCCCCGAGGTTCTGGGCAGAGAGACGGATGTCGTGTTGACGCCCGCGTTGCATGATACGCCCGGCGAGCTGGCGCAGCCCTATGGCGTCAGCGACTGGATGCGCGATGGGACAGAGCCTGTTCCAGGCAAGACGATGCCTTCGGTGACCGTGGTGGAGCGCGACTATCCGAACCTCTATGCCCGCTTCACCTCCATTGGGCCGTTGCTTGAGAAGCTCGGCAACGGGGGAAAGGGAATCAGCTGGGCGACGGGGCGCGAGGTTGAATTCCTGGCGACGCTCAACGGCGCGGTGCGTGCAGGCGCCGCCGCAGGGCAGCCCAGACTCGAGACCGATATCGACGCCATCGAAGCGATCTTGAGCCTTGCTCCCGAAACCAATGGCGAGGTCGCCGTAAAGGCGTGGCAGGCGCTCGGCAAGGCGACCGGCCGCGACCACACCCATCTCGCCGAGCCGAAGGAGGATGAGAAGATCCGCTTTCGCGACATCGTCGCGCAACCACGCAAGATCATCTCTTCGCCCACCTGGTCCGGCATCGAGAGCGACAAGGTCTGCTACAATGCCGGCTACACCAATGTCCATGAACTCATCCCCTGGCGCACGCTGACGGGGCGCCAGCAGTTTTATCAGGACCATCTCTGGATGCGGGCGTTTGGCGAGGCGTTGGTGACCTGGCGGCCGCCCATCGACACGAAGGGGACGGCGGCGGTCAAGGGCAAGCACGGCAATGGCAATCCGGAGATCGTGCTGAACTTCGTCACGCCGCACCAGAAATGGGGCATCCACAGCACTTACACCGATAATTTGTTGATGCTGACCTTGAGCCGCGGCGGCCCGTGCGTCTGGATCAGCGAGATCGACGCGAAGCAGGCCGGCATCGTCGATAATGATTGGGTCGAGGCCTACAACACAAATGGCGCGCTGGTCGCGCGCGCGGTCGTCTCGCAACGGGTCAATCCCGGCATGGCGATGATGTATCACGCGCAGGAGAAGATCGTGAACATGCCGGGCAGCGAGGTCACGGGACAGCGCGGCGGCATCCACAATTCGGTGACCCGCATCGTGCTCAAACCGACGCACATGATCGGCGGCTACGCACAACAAAGTTACGGCTTCAATTACTACGGGACAGTCGGCAGCAATCGCGACGAGTTCATCATCATCCGGCGCATGAACAAAGTCGACTGGCTGGACGGATCAACGCCAGCCGCCAGTCAGAAGGAGGCCGTATCATGA
- a CDS encoding helix-turn-helix domain-containing protein — protein MEVGSPANRPNSAAPASEAANGADAGPWSSARDALRDIAWLHEVPPETLDALAAEALLHRVPAGSVLIEQAETPVFAQILLAGSIELLGIRNQVETLIELLLPVDLVIPAAVIGDQPYLMQARVYEEAHLLLIRAEAFRDAIAADHAFCRAILGRQAAQFRRQVRMQKNLKLRSAEERVGCYLVALIGQSQTDIAVRLPLEKRLIASQLGMTRETFSRALAGMAKFGMLIRGDMLHVEDAAAARARFPLDPLIDGPEPIKPLQDRKARP, from the coding sequence ATGGAAGTGGGTTCGCCAGCCAATCGACCCAACAGCGCGGCTCCAGCTTCCGAAGCCGCAAATGGCGCCGATGCAGGGCCCTGGTCCTCCGCCCGTGATGCGCTCCGGGACATTGCTTGGCTGCATGAGGTCCCTCCTGAAACGCTGGACGCGCTGGCGGCGGAGGCTCTGCTGCATCGCGTGCCAGCGGGGAGCGTCCTGATCGAGCAAGCGGAGACGCCGGTCTTTGCCCAGATTCTCCTCGCCGGCAGCATCGAGCTTTTAGGCATCCGCAATCAGGTCGAGACCCTCATTGAACTCTTGCTTCCGGTAGATCTCGTCATTCCCGCCGCCGTCATCGGCGATCAGCCCTATCTGATGCAGGCCCGCGTCTACGAGGAGGCCCACCTTCTTCTGATCCGGGCTGAAGCCTTCCGGGACGCCATCGCAGCGGATCACGCCTTTTGCCGCGCTATTCTGGGCCGTCAGGCGGCGCAGTTCCGGCGCCAGGTGCGCATGCAGAAAAACCTGAAGCTGCGCTCTGCAGAAGAACGGGTCGGCTGCTACCTCGTCGCGCTCATCGGGCAATCTCAAACAGACATCGCCGTGCGCCTGCCGCTCGAAAAGCGCCTCATCGCCTCGCAGCTTGGCATGACGCGCGAGACCTTCTCGCGCGCCTTGGCCGGGATGGCGAAGTTCGGAATGCTTATCCGCGGCGACATGCTGCATGTCGAAGACGCGGCCGCGGCCCGCGCCCGCTTCCCGCTCGATCCGCTCATCGATGGTCCAGAGCCGATCAAACCCCTTCAAGACAGGAAAGCCCGACCATGA
- a CDS encoding nitrate/nitrite transporter encodes MNTAPPIPTARAINPADQTRALWLSTIAFTACFAVWTIFAIIGIQIKKDLGLSDTQFGLLVGTPILTGSLIRLILGIWADQYGGRVVLVLTMLSAAVMTALLTFAYNYPTFLLAALGVGIAGGSFSVGVAYVAKWFPKEKQGLALGIFGAGNVGAAVTKFTAPAIMVAYGWQTVALVWAAALALIAIVFFLMTKDDPDLARRRASGQKPESVAAMLEPLKNAQVWRFSLYYFFVFGGFVSLALWLPRYLIGVYGLDITTAGMIAAAYSIPASIFRAYGGHLSDKFGARRVLYWTFLVSVACTFILSYPPTHYVMEGIRGPIAFSTRLGIGGFMAVAVVLGFFMSLGKAAVFKHVPIYYPDRVGAVGGAVGLVGGLGGFIMPIAFGALNDLTGIWQSCFWLLFIIVSVALVWMHLAVRQMERTAEGTGVSLRTLPELPEMQPIHGAAQQGAMAGTGAIQDWRPEDKVFWDATGRAIARRNLWISIPCLLLSFAVWMVWSVVVAKLPAVGFAFSNEELFWLAALPGLSGATLRIFYSFMPAIFGGRLWTTLTTWSLLIPALGIGFAVQNPSTPYWIFLALALLCGLGGGNFASSMANISFFFPKAEKGNALAMNAGLGNLGVSVVQFVVPLAITAGVFGWLGGAPQTATQDGVTTTLWLQNAGFVFVPFIIASAFAAWFGMDDIATMKSSFADQAVIFRRTHNWIMCWLYTGTFGSFIGFSAAFPLLAKILFPDVNALRYAFLGPLVGALARALAGKPSDRIGGGRITFWVFIAMSLGVAGVLYAIGVKGDPIAFPVFLASFLFLFAASGVGNASTFQMIPAIMRKEVARLEPGVVAANLVKQSDKESAAIIGFSSAIAAYGAFFIPKSFGTSIAMTGGAAAALYAFLAFYVSCIAVTWWFYTRRGGLLFDVERGAAKK; translated from the coding sequence ATGAATACGGCGCCTCCAATTCCGACGGCCCGCGCAATCAATCCCGCCGACCAGACCCGCGCCCTGTGGTTGTCCACCATTGCTTTTACGGCGTGCTTCGCCGTTTGGACAATCTTCGCGATCATCGGCATCCAGATCAAAAAAGACCTCGGCCTGTCTGACACGCAGTTCGGGCTCCTGGTCGGCACCCCGATCCTGACCGGATCGCTGATTCGTCTCATTCTCGGCATTTGGGCCGATCAATACGGCGGGCGCGTCGTCCTTGTTTTGACGATGTTGTCCGCGGCCGTCATGACCGCGCTGCTGACCTTTGCTTACAATTATCCCACATTCCTGCTCGCCGCGCTTGGCGTCGGCATCGCGGGAGGGTCCTTCTCGGTCGGCGTCGCCTATGTGGCGAAGTGGTTCCCGAAGGAAAAGCAGGGACTGGCGCTCGGCATCTTCGGCGCTGGCAATGTGGGCGCCGCCGTGACGAAGTTTACGGCGCCCGCGATCATGGTCGCATATGGTTGGCAAACGGTGGCGCTGGTCTGGGCGGCGGCGCTCGCCTTGATCGCCATTGTCTTCTTCCTGATGACGAAGGACGATCCGGATCTCGCGCGGCGGCGGGCGTCGGGACAGAAGCCGGAGTCGGTGGCGGCCATGCTGGAGCCGCTCAAGAACGCTCAGGTCTGGCGCTTTTCGCTCTACTACTTCTTTGTGTTTGGCGGCTTCGTCTCGCTGGCCCTGTGGCTGCCGCGCTATCTCATCGGAGTCTATGGACTCGACATCACCACGGCCGGCATGATCGCCGCCGCCTATTCGATCCCTGCGTCGATCTTTCGCGCCTATGGCGGCCATTTATCCGACAAATTCGGCGCGCGGCGGGTCCTCTACTGGACATTCCTGGTGTCGGTGGCCTGCACCTTCATCCTCTCCTACCCGCCGACACATTATGTGATGGAGGGGATTCGCGGCCCGATCGCCTTCTCGACCCGGCTGGGCATTGGCGGCTTCATGGCCGTGGCCGTCGTGCTCGGGTTTTTCATGAGCCTCGGCAAGGCGGCGGTGTTCAAGCATGTTCCGATCTATTACCCTGATCGCGTCGGGGCCGTCGGCGGCGCCGTCGGCCTCGTCGGCGGGCTTGGCGGCTTCATCATGCCGATCGCCTTTGGCGCGCTGAACGATTTGACCGGGATCTGGCAGAGTTGCTTTTGGCTGCTGTTCATCATCGTGTCGGTCGCGCTCGTCTGGATGCATCTGGCGGTCCGTCAGATGGAACGCACGGCCGAGGGGACTGGCGTCTCATTGCGGACGCTCCCCGAACTTCCCGAGATGCAGCCGATCCACGGAGCTGCGCAGCAGGGCGCAATGGCGGGCACAGGCGCCATCCAGGATTGGCGGCCTGAGGACAAGGTTTTCTGGGACGCTACAGGCCGCGCGATCGCCCGGCGCAATCTTTGGATATCCATTCCATGCCTGCTGCTATCCTTCGCCGTCTGGATGGTGTGGTCCGTGGTCGTTGCGAAGCTCCCCGCCGTCGGCTTCGCCTTCTCGAACGAGGAACTGTTCTGGCTGGCGGCGCTGCCCGGCCTCTCCGGCGCGACGCTGCGCATTTTCTACTCCTTCATGCCGGCGATTTTCGGCGGCCGGCTCTGGACAACACTGACCACCTGGTCGCTGCTGATCCCGGCGCTTGGCATCGGCTTCGCGGTGCAGAACCCCAGCACGCCATACTGGATCTTCCTTGCCCTCGCCCTGCTCTGCGGCTTGGGCGGCGGCAACTTCGCCTCCTCGATGGCCAACATCTCTTTCTTTTTTCCCAAGGCGGAGAAGGGCAACGCGCTCGCCATGAACGCCGGTCTCGGCAACCTCGGCGTCAGCGTCGTGCAATTCGTGGTGCCGCTGGCCATCACGGCCGGCGTTTTCGGCTGGCTTGGCGGCGCGCCGCAGACCGCAACGCAAGACGGCGTCACAACGACGTTATGGCTGCAGAACGCCGGCTTCGTTTTTGTGCCGTTCATTATCGCCAGCGCCTTTGCGGCGTGGTTCGGTATGGATGACATCGCCACGATGAAGTCATCGTTCGCCGACCAGGCGGTCATCTTCCGGCGCACGCATAACTGGATCATGTGCTGGCTCTATACCGGCACCTTCGGATCCTTTATCGGCTTCTCGGCGGCGTTTCCGCTCCTGGCGAAGATCCTTTTCCCGGATGTCAACGCGCTGCGCTACGCCTTCCTCGGCCCGCTCGTCGGCGCCCTCGCGCGGGCGCTCGCCGGCAAGCCGAGCGACCGCATCGGCGGCGGCCGCATCACATTTTGGGTTTTCATCGCCATGAGCCTCGGCGTGGCCGGCGTCCTTTACGCCATTGGCGTGAAAGGCGATCCGATCGCCTTCCCGGTCTTCCTGGCAAGCTTCCTGTTCCTTTTCGCAGCGAGCGGCGTCGGCAACGCCTCGACGTTCCAGATGATCCCGGCGATCATGCGCAAGGAAGTGGCGCGGCTGGAGCCCGGCGTCGTCGCCGCCAACCTCGTCAAGCAATCCGATAAGGAATCGGCTGCGATCATCGGCTTCAGCTCGGCGATCGCGGCGTATGGCGCTTTCTTCATTCCCAAGAGCTTCGGCACTTCGATCGCCATGACCGGCGGAGCGGCTGCAGCGCTCTATGCGTTCCTGGCCTTCTATGTGAGCTGCATCGCCGTCACCTGGTGGTTCTACACGAGGCGCGGCGGTTTGCTGTTCGACGTGGAGCGTGGCGCAGCGAAAAAATGA
- a CDS encoding cytochrome c oxidase subunit 3 yields the protein MSEACGVPQEGDGVRSSGWGPLSALPGNPLMWVLIASELAVFALALAGYAGARAKDPSGFAAAQDQLDRVAGTINTATLLTSGLFAALANEARRNGDRGWARWSLLAAAALGCLFLLVKGFEYGGEIAAGNDIDSSPFFTLYFLVTGFHALHVILGIGILAVVAFFDSKENIETGTAFWHMVDLIWIVVFPSFYLLR from the coding sequence ATGAGCGAAGCCTGTGGCGTCCCTCAAGAGGGCGATGGCGTGCGTTCATCCGGTTGGGGGCCGTTGTCGGCGCTTCCGGGCAATCCGCTCATGTGGGTGCTGATCGCCTCTGAACTCGCGGTGTTTGCTCTGGCGCTGGCCGGCTACGCGGGCGCGCGCGCCAAAGACCCTTCGGGATTTGCTGCGGCGCAGGATCAACTCGACCGCGTTGCAGGAACCATCAATACGGCGACGCTGCTCACCAGCGGTCTTTTCGCCGCCCTGGCTAACGAAGCGCGGCGTAATGGCGACCGCGGGTGGGCGCGCTGGAGCCTATTGGCAGCGGCGGCGCTCGGCTGCCTGTTTCTCCTCGTCAAGGGCTTTGAATATGGCGGCGAAATCGCAGCTGGCAACGACATCGACTCCAGCCCGTTCTTTACCCTCTATTTCCTGGTCACGGGGTTCCACGCGCTGCATGTCATTCTCGGAATCGGAATTCTCGCCGTCGTGGCGTTTTTCGATTCAAAAGAGAACATCGAAACCGGAACAGCCTTCTGGCATATGGTCGATCTCATCTGGATCGTCGTGTTTCCCAGCTTCTATCTGTTGAGGTGA
- a CDS encoding c-type cytochrome, with protein sequence MSEILTKSTARNIFYGGTLFFFTIFVGLTLHSRHYILTKGTDQANLTDAVVRGKRIWESKACFDCHTILGEGARFAPEVGNVFIRWGGDKDPKAAHEMIKDWMKSQPSGVAGRRQMPQFNLSDNELDDLADFLEWVSRTNTQGWPPGKAG encoded by the coding sequence ATGAGCGAAATCCTGACCAAATCAACGGCCCGAAATATCTTCTACGGCGGCACGCTTTTCTTCTTCACGATCTTCGTCGGACTGACTCTCCACAGCCGTCATTACATCCTGACCAAGGGCACGGATCAGGCCAATCTCACCGACGCGGTCGTGCGCGGCAAGCGCATCTGGGAAAGCAAGGCCTGTTTCGATTGTCATACCATTTTGGGCGAAGGCGCGCGCTTTGCGCCGGAAGTCGGCAATGTGTTCATCCGCTGGGGCGGCGACAAGGATCCCAAAGCCGCCCATGAAATGATCAAGGACTGGATGAAATCGCAGCCGTCCGGCGTCGCCGGCCGTCGGCAAATGCCGCAGTTCAACCTCAGCGACAACGAACTCGACGATCTCGCCGATTTTCTCGAATGGGTGAGCCGGACCAACACGCAAGGCTGGCCGCCGGGCAAAGCTGGCTGA